One genomic segment of Candidatus Desulfatibia profunda includes these proteins:
- a CDS encoding type II toxin-antitoxin system PemK/MazF family toxin: MTTLKRGMIIDVNLDPTLGSETGKIRPCVIVTNDVYNERIPVIQVVPVTVWGAKKARIATNIEIHPSKGNGLSKKSVADCLQTRPIDHRHRLVKIRGKLSPAKLNEIDQSLKIVFDLS, translated from the coding sequence TTGAAAAGAGGTATGATTATCGACGTCAATCTTGATCCCACATTAGGTTCAGAAACTGGAAAAATTAGACCCTGCGTAATTGTGACTAACGATGTTTATAATGAGAGGATTCCGGTTATTCAAGTTGTTCCAGTTACTGTCTGGGGCGCTAAAAAAGCTCGTATAGCGACCAATATTGAAATCCATCCGTCCAAGGGTAATGGCTTATCAAAAAAATCAGTAGCGGATTGTTTACAGACACGTCCTATCGATCATCGCCATAGGTTGGTTAAAATTCGCGGAAAATTGTCACCAGCAAAATTGAATGAAATAGACCAATCTTTAAAAATCGTTTTTGACCTCAGTTGA